A window of the Bombus huntii isolate Logan2020A chromosome 8, iyBomHunt1.1, whole genome shotgun sequence genome harbors these coding sequences:
- the LOC126868688 gene encoding uncharacterized protein LOC126868688: protein MFKRLSKSRRHSADDVALSLSSPTTLDEPPGTSTPRDNCQSISPAALLRVSRTKYTRRSCGDASAMQALLATKQEQEQDVAEADYQMVTAVPAFIVEHEPEKQRGSSFGVWGRRMSKKIDSFRRAGSRETICSISERSDAGNGNANNNNSCTAASNNNISPKTDKSVPDLKQDSKLEKRIPGTFHRSPSPFKSFFIRMGSTGMLNSARSNRRSQNMDERLKTTEKENLFRSCSTSQLNTSPTYVKGDDPSEGIDLQISNRKDKTVSCDNLADRQNDDAFDEHIGDATASLYSLGNPSITSFSPCDFGQSRNESPMRKSSSCDFKEAKKSSFPYAFLRSKLSVLPEERHSTFASKDERLFKTASEEHFPALKIEDTYTGTTTLGRRRTRNGNLARGNPNKSQEQPTSKSGRNSYTEFRRSSSRCEDRYSLNPGHLERIDDNFQQEDTGCYNSYDSSPMSLRGNATVQHPETGQDRVDFAGRINESRFSETSSLNVDLDMVAALRSHRRNSAPSGEQRLSSHYVSSNESGYDSDGPRGESAAASENEGLSLKCTDSSDTSSVVDSELEKPIRSSTPSECQEQENSNDTRMRKLSEADVRAGTSELNDGIDGLRWHQSNSGRLLPSIHQTYDDVMMNSQFPICGNGLTALQSSPKSLDISPHRMRLQQDKSRFLSDIIQPPKRVRRCRLVQLNKRDPKENLGIRLAQQRLGELRYIVVQLESDGIAHRDGRLRLGDEIVEVEGKELRTLESLEEVQEFLKSFTGNKIRLMTAFEETVPQVYVSPPTLPGEYEYLENAKNLSNLSLIDSETRQTVQSNQSSTPAADEGVQSTKRPDFLPLSCMSKERKGVESNLESTMEPQHYLSRHIAKFEKGYGKPSLGFSVVGGRDSPRGEMGIFVRRIFPGGQADVSKSLFQGDEILSLNGKVLRGYTHQEVIELFKAVREGPVELEITRRHRYPKSTQKSAPC, encoded by the exons ATGTTTAAACGGTTGTCAAAATCAAGGCGCCATAGTGCTGACGACGTGGCCCTTTCGTTGTCGAGCCCGACGACCCTGGACGAGCCACCGGGGACGTCGACGCCGCGGGACAACTGTCAGAGCATCAGCCCAGCCGCCCTGCTGAGGGTTTCGAGGACGAAGTACACCAGGAGAAGCTGCGGGGACGCGAGCGCCATGCAAGCGTTGCTCGCCACTAAGCAGGAACAGGAGCAAGACGTCGCCGAGGCCGATTATCAAATGGTCACGGCCGTTCCTGCGTTCATCGTCGAACACGAGCCCGAGAAACAGCGTG GTTCGAGTTTTGGAGTCTGGGGTCGTAGAATGAGCAAGAAGATAGATTCGTTCCGGCGGGCTGGTTCCCGCGAAACGATCTGCTCCATTTCCGAAAGGTCTGACGCCGGAAACGGAAACGCTAATAACAATAACAGTTGCACGGCAGCTAGCAATAACAATATTAGCCCGAAAACGGACAAGTCAGTGCCAGATCTGAAGCAAGATAGCAAGCTAGAAAAGAGAATACCGGGAACTTTCCATAGATCACCTTCTCCCTTTAAATCGTTCTTCATCCGCATGGGTTCCACGGGAATGCTCAACTCGGCGAGAAGTAACAGACGTTCGCAAAACATGGACGAGAGACTAAAGACCACCGAGAAGGAAAATTTGTTTAGAAGTTGTAGCACTAGTCAGCTGAACACCAGCCCGACTTACGTAAAGGGAGACGACCCCTCGGAAGGGATCGATTTACAGATCTCGAACCGCAAGGATAAAACAGTATCTTGCGACAATCTAGCGGATCGTCAAAATGACGACGCGTTCGACGAGCATATCGGAGACGCTACCGCGAGCTTATATTCCCTGGGAAACCCATCGATAACGAGCTTCAGTCCCTGTGACTTTGGTCAGTCCCGAAACGAATCGCCGATGCGGAAGAGCAGTAGCTGTGACTTCAAGGAAGCCAAGAAGTCTAGCTTTCCTTACGCTTTCCTACGGTCGAAACTATCCGTCCTACCCGAGGAACGTCACAGTACGTTCGCCTCTAAAGACGAACGACTGTTCAAGACTGCCTCTGAGGAACATTTTCCCGCGTTAAAGATCGAGGATACGTATACCGGAACGACCACGCTTGGACGTCGTCGCACCAGGAACGGCAACTTGGCCAGGGGAAATCCGAACAAGTCTCAGGAACAGCCCACCTCAAAAAGCGGACGGAACTCGTACACTGAGTTTCGGAGGAGTTCGAGCAGATGCGAGGATAGGTACAGTCTAAACCCTGGTCATTTGGAGAGGATTGACGACAACTTCCAGCAGGAAGATACGGGCTGCTACAATTCGTACGATAGCAGTCCGATGTCCCTTCGAGGTAACGCGACTGTTCAGCATCCAGAAACTGGTCAGGATAGAGTCGACTTTGCCGGAAGGATCAACGAGTCTCGATTTTCCGAGACGTCCTCGTTAAACGTAGACCTGGACATGGTGGCAGCGTTGAGGAGCCACAGACGAAACTCCGCGCCCAGTGGTGAGCAGAGGCTTTCCTCTCATTATGTCAGCTCGAACGAGTCTGGCTACGACAGTGATGGGCCTAGAGGAGAGTCAGCGGCAGCTTCGGAAAATGAAGGTTTAAGTTTAAAGTGTACGGATAGTTCGGATACTAGCAGTGTGGTCGATTCGGAACTGGAGAAGCCTATCAGGAGCTCTACTCCCAGCGAGTGCCAAGAACAGGAGAACAGCAACGATACCAGGATGAGAAAGCTTTCCGAGGCAGATGTTCGGGCTGGCACGTCTGAATTGAACGACGGTATAGACGGACTTAGGTGGCATCAGAGTAATTCGGGGAGATTGTTGCCGAGCATTCATCAGACGTACGATGATGTCATGATGAATTCTCAGTTTCCAATTTGCGGGAACGGGCTGACCGCGTTGCAAAGTTCACCAAAATCGCTGGATATCTCACCGCATCGAATGAGATTACAACAAGACAAGAGTAGGTTTCTCAGTGACATAATTCAACCACCGAAGAGGGTTAGACGATGTCGATTGGTACAACTGAACAAGAGAGATCCAAAGGAAAATTTGGGTATCCGCTTGGCGCAGCAACGTTTAGGCGAGTTGCGGTATATCGTTGTTCAGTTGGAAAGCGATGGAATAGCGCATAG AGACGGAAGACTAAGGCTCGGTGATGAAATCGTCGAGGTTGAAGGGAAGGAGCTGAGGACGCTGGAAAGTCTGGAGGAGGTCCAAGAGTTTCTAAAATCTTTCACCGGTAACAAAATACGTCTGATGACCGCGTTCGAGGAGACAGTGCCGCAGGTGTATGTCAGCCCTCCGACTTTACCTGGGGAGTATGAGTACCTGGAAAATGCAAAGAATCTTTCGAATCTGTCGTTGATCGACAGTGAAACGAGGCAAACTGTACAATCGAATCAATCGAGTACACCCGCTGCGGACGAAGGCGTTCAGTCGACGAAGAGGCCAGATTTTCTGCCGCTTTCTTGCATGTCCAAAGAACGGAAGGGCGTGGAAAGTAATTTGGAATCGACAATGGAGCCGCAACATTACTTATCGAGACACATTGCCAAATTCGAGAAGGGCTACGGCAAGCCTAGTCTCGGTTTCAGCGTGGTGGGTGGCAGAGATAGCCCACGAGGTGAAATGGGCATTTTCGTGAGACGGATTTTCCCTGGTGGTCAAGCTGACGTCTCCAAGTCGCTGTTCCAAG GTGACGAAATCCTAAGTTTAAATGGAAAGGTGCTGCGTGGCTACACACACCAAGAAGTTATCGAATTGTTCAAAGCAGTAAGAGAAGGCCCAGTTGAATTGGAAATCACAAGGAGACACAG GTATCCAAAAAGTACGCAAAAATCCGCGCCGTGCTGA